The following are encoded together in the Xanthomonas vesicatoria ATCC 35937 genome:
- a CDS encoding EAL domain-containing protein yields the protein MWSPVIPPGLEIVKPTRLGAGNPELLHLVDAAASGGQPLMIFHVDIDHFASINENMSGEVGDQALTLVARRLQEFLGTRGKLWRHGSDEMIIVAVRRDDTPLPEDFAEEIRQQLELPLSVLPYTLFMTGKVGISLCPEHSTSLSVLLDYAEEASYQAAREGGNTVRLYTRNSATNAHSESIIARQIVDAIPHGELRLRYQPLVSARDGRIVGMEALLRWQSPTLGMLVPERFMRTAERLGVIVQIGEWVLQNAVRQARLWRDQGFDDFSIAVNVSTLQLLRPGFFNEVMAMLQTAGVPAQFVTLEINESALTNNVNFVHETMANLRNEGISLSLDNFGTGDSSLSALVRYPVDRLKIDRSFIKSAPAGSREAAIARAIIAMGHQLGMTVIANGVESQAQLGFLRRNDCDIFQGYLFGEPMSAESAGMALRRRYLRPESFAESRPDRTLLLLDDEENVLRSLVRLFRRDGYRILAAGNVRDAFDLLATNDVQVILSDQRMSDMSGTEFLGRVKMLYPDTVRLVLSGYTDLATVTEAINRGAIYRFLTKPWNDDELREHIRQAFRTHDELRNGRE from the coding sequence ATGTGGAGCCCCGTAATCCCGCCAGGATTGGAAATCGTCAAACCGACAAGACTGGGCGCAGGCAATCCCGAATTACTGCATCTGGTGGACGCAGCCGCGTCCGGCGGCCAGCCGTTGATGATCTTCCATGTCGATATCGACCACTTTGCCTCGATCAACGAGAACATGAGTGGTGAAGTCGGCGACCAGGCACTGACGCTGGTCGCACGCCGCCTTCAGGAATTTCTGGGCACGCGCGGCAAGCTGTGGCGCCACGGCAGCGACGAGATGATCATCGTGGCGGTGCGCCGCGACGACACGCCGCTGCCGGAGGATTTTGCCGAGGAGATTCGCCAGCAGCTTGAATTGCCGCTATCGGTGTTGCCGTACACATTGTTCATGACCGGCAAGGTCGGGATCAGCCTGTGTCCGGAACACTCGACCTCGCTCTCGGTCTTGCTCGATTACGCCGAAGAAGCCAGCTACCAAGCCGCGCGCGAAGGCGGCAACACCGTCCGCTTGTACACGCGCAATTCGGCCACCAACGCACATAGCGAAAGCATCATTGCGCGACAGATCGTCGATGCGATCCCGCATGGCGAGCTGCGCCTGCGCTACCAGCCCCTGGTCAGCGCACGCGACGGCCGCATCGTCGGCATGGAGGCGCTGCTGCGTTGGCAATCGCCCACCCTGGGGATGCTGGTGCCGGAACGTTTCATGCGCACCGCCGAACGGCTGGGTGTGATCGTGCAGATCGGTGAATGGGTGCTGCAAAATGCGGTGCGTCAGGCGCGGCTGTGGCGCGACCAGGGCTTCGACGACTTCAGCATTGCAGTGAATGTCTCCACGCTGCAGCTGTTGCGGCCGGGCTTCTTCAACGAAGTGATGGCGATGCTGCAAACCGCCGGCGTGCCGGCCCAATTCGTGACGCTGGAGATCAACGAAAGCGCGTTGACCAACAACGTCAACTTCGTCCACGAGACGATGGCTAACCTGCGCAACGAAGGCATCAGCCTGAGCCTGGACAACTTCGGCACCGGCGATTCCAGCTTGAGCGCCTTGGTGCGTTACCCGGTGGACCGGCTGAAGATCGACCGCAGCTTCATCAAGAGCGCGCCGGCCGGCAGCCGCGAGGCGGCGATTGCGCGTGCGATCATTGCAATGGGCCACCAGCTGGGCATGACGGTCATTGCCAATGGCGTGGAATCGCAGGCGCAATTGGGCTTTTTGCGCCGCAACGATTGCGACATCTTCCAGGGCTATCTGTTTGGTGAGCCGATGTCGGCCGAGTCCGCCGGCATGGCCTTGCGTCGGCGTTACCTGCGTCCGGAATCATTCGCCGAAAGCCGCCCCGACCGCACGCTGCTGTTGCTGGACGACGAAGAAAACGTGCTGCGCTCGCTGGTCCGGCTGTTCCGCCGCGACGGCTACCGCATCCTGGCTGCGGGCAACGTCCGCGATGCCTTCGACCTGCTGGCAACCAACGATGTGCAGGTGATCCTGTCGGATCAGCGCATGAGCGACATGAGCGGCACCGAGTTCCTGGGACGGGTCAAGATGCTCTACCCCGACACCGTGCGCCTGGTGCTGTCCGGCTATACCGACCTTGCCACGGTGACCGAGGCAATCAATCGCGGCGCAATCTACCGCTTCCTGACCAAGCCCTGGAACGACGACGAACTGCGCGAGCATATTCGCCAGGCCTTCAGGACCCACGACGAGCTGCGTAACGGCCGGGAATAG
- a CDS encoding ATP-binding protein encodes MTAKFFLNQALLPSSTILRAFGDQMLEGVLLFRADGQLILANAVARQSLCKEDPADDRNLGERISQVLPSDALNQARSKGSWTGSLPVADRVVIAHLYYNEEQGVGHFLALFHNIEGQQDYERELQQRHAELRQAYMRLNGAQDKLLQSEKMASIGQLAAGVAHEINNPIGYVHSNLGSLQEYLRSLFTLIEAYERALQAPDPKALIPEIDEIRNRADIDFISRDLPQLMAESREGIERVTRIVRDLKDFSYSDRSESWKMVDLHAGLESTINIIWNELKYKVTLERNYAELPLVECLPSELNQVYMNMLLNAGQAIVERGTITVTTGRDEAENVWIQFQDSGAGIAPDLLQRIFDPFFTTKPVGSGTGLGLSISYGIINKHHGRIDVESVPGQGASFRIVLPIRQPK; translated from the coding sequence GTGACCGCCAAGTTTTTTCTCAATCAAGCATTGTTGCCGTCTTCGACCATCCTGCGCGCTTTCGGCGACCAGATGCTCGAAGGTGTGTTGCTGTTCCGTGCCGACGGGCAGCTGATTCTGGCTAACGCCGTCGCGCGTCAGAGCCTGTGCAAGGAAGACCCCGCCGACGATCGCAATCTGGGCGAGCGGATCTCACAGGTATTGCCATCGGATGCACTCAACCAGGCGCGCAGCAAGGGCAGCTGGACCGGCAGTCTGCCAGTGGCCGACCGCGTGGTCATCGCGCATCTGTATTACAACGAAGAGCAGGGCGTCGGCCACTTTCTGGCGTTGTTCCACAACATCGAAGGCCAGCAGGATTACGAGCGCGAGCTGCAACAGCGTCACGCCGAATTACGCCAGGCGTATATGCGCTTGAACGGCGCGCAGGACAAGTTGCTGCAGTCGGAGAAAATGGCATCCATCGGCCAGCTGGCGGCTGGCGTGGCGCATGAAATCAATAATCCGATCGGTTACGTGCACTCCAATCTCGGCAGCCTGCAGGAATACCTGCGCAGCCTGTTCACACTGATCGAAGCTTACGAGCGCGCGCTGCAGGCACCTGACCCGAAGGCATTGATTCCTGAAATCGACGAGATCCGCAACCGTGCCGATATCGACTTCATCAGCCGCGATCTGCCGCAGTTGATGGCCGAATCGCGCGAAGGCATCGAACGGGTGACCCGCATCGTGCGCGACCTCAAGGACTTCTCGTACTCGGACCGTTCCGAGTCGTGGAAGATGGTGGACCTCCACGCTGGCCTCGAATCCACGATCAACATCATCTGGAACGAGCTCAAGTACAAGGTGACCCTGGAGCGCAATTACGCCGAGTTGCCGTTGGTGGAATGTCTGCCGTCCGAGCTCAACCAGGTCTATATGAACATGCTGCTCAACGCTGGTCAGGCGATTGTCGAGCGCGGCACGATCACCGTCACTACCGGACGCGACGAGGCGGAAAACGTCTGGATCCAGTTCCAGGACAGCGGTGCCGGCATCGCTCCAGACTTGCTGCAGCGCATTTTCGACCCCTTTTTCACCACCAAGCCGGTCGGTAGCGGCACCGGCCTGGGCCTGTCGATCTCCTACGGCATCATCAATAAGCACCACGGCCGCATCGACGTGGAAAGCGTGCCAGGGCAGGGCGCCAGCTTCCGCATCGTGTTGCCGATCCGGCAGCCGAAGTAG
- a CDS encoding chemotaxis protein, whose translation MTHDLLNRIDQRTRLAGHNRLALLLFRLGGRQLFGVNVFKVQEVLRRPELFQVPGLPAEFAGVADVRGRSVPVLDLGLAIGHPERDSHSENGPGYLVVAEFNRSVQGFLVSGVERIVNIAVEDIHPPPELGAEATYLTAVTRFQGELIQVIDVESVLADIAKVSKDVQLDPSLQLVAYDRQFQVLVVDDSRVARQQIRSVLDQLGVSATLLSDGRQALDHLLQVAASGENPADRYAMVISDIEMPAMDGYTLTTEIRRTPGLQGLYVLLHTSLSGVFNNAMVEQVGANAFVAKYSAHELADYVLARLKVVAEAA comes from the coding sequence ATGACCCACGATCTGCTCAACCGCATCGACCAGCGCACCCGACTGGCTGGCCACAATCGACTGGCGCTGCTGCTGTTTAGGCTGGGCGGACGCCAGCTTTTTGGCGTCAACGTCTTCAAGGTGCAGGAAGTGCTGCGCCGGCCGGAACTGTTCCAGGTGCCTGGCCTACCCGCCGAGTTTGCCGGCGTTGCCGACGTGCGCGGGCGGTCGGTGCCGGTGCTGGACCTGGGCCTGGCCATCGGCCACCCGGAGCGCGACTCGCACTCCGAGAACGGGCCTGGCTACCTGGTGGTGGCCGAGTTCAATCGCTCGGTGCAGGGATTTCTGGTCAGCGGCGTGGAGCGCATCGTCAACATTGCGGTGGAAGACATCCACCCGCCGCCGGAACTTGGCGCCGAAGCCACTTATTTGACGGCGGTAACGCGATTCCAGGGCGAACTGATCCAGGTGATCGACGTGGAAAGCGTGCTGGCCGACATCGCCAAGGTCAGCAAGGACGTGCAGCTTGATCCATCGCTGCAGCTGGTTGCCTACGACCGCCAGTTCCAGGTCTTGGTGGTGGACGACTCGCGGGTGGCACGTCAGCAGATCCGCAGCGTGCTCGACCAGTTGGGCGTGTCGGCGACCTTGTTGTCCGACGGCCGCCAGGCGCTGGATCACCTGCTGCAGGTGGCCGCGTCGGGCGAAAACCCGGCCGACCGCTATGCGATGGTGATCTCCGATATCGAAATGCCGGCAATGGACGGCTACACGCTGACGACGGAAATCCGGCGCACCCCGGGCCTGCAAGGCTTGTACGTGCTGCTGCACACCTCCCTGTCGGGCGTGTTCAACAACGCCATGGTCGAGCAGGTGGGCGCCAATGCCTTCGTCGCCAAGTACAGTGCCCATGAGTTGGCCGATTACGTGCTGGCGCGCCTGAAAGTGGTTGCCGAAGCGGCCTGA
- the flgA gene encoding flagellar basal body P-ring formation chaperone FlgA, whose protein sequence is MRLLLLVILLVAAPAWADGYQAVDSIRAAALATVGPDAEAEATLDPGLRMPACPIALQAQPTGTNTVEVSCPQPAGWRLFVPLKVRRNQDVLVLRRGISAGETISLADISIEKRDAARIVGAVLADPVAAVGKSARRVLPAGSLLSANDLVTQRLVRRGDTVPLVSRNGGLEVRMSGRALSDAGENERVSVENSSSRRVVQGIVEASGTVVVSR, encoded by the coding sequence ATGCGCCTGCTCCTGCTTGTCATTTTGTTGGTGGCCGCCCCGGCCTGGGCCGATGGGTACCAGGCGGTCGATTCCATTCGTGCCGCAGCGTTGGCCACGGTTGGCCCGGACGCCGAAGCCGAGGCAACGCTCGACCCGGGTCTGCGCATGCCGGCCTGTCCGATCGCGCTGCAGGCCCAGCCTACCGGCACCAACACCGTTGAAGTGTCCTGCCCGCAGCCGGCCGGCTGGCGCCTGTTCGTGCCGTTGAAGGTCCGCCGCAACCAGGATGTGCTGGTGTTGCGTCGGGGCATCAGCGCTGGAGAAACCATCTCGCTGGCCGATATCAGTATCGAGAAGCGTGACGCTGCCCGCATCGTCGGTGCAGTGCTGGCCGACCCCGTGGCCGCAGTTGGCAAGTCCGCCCGCCGCGTCCTGCCGGCCGGCTCGCTGCTCTCGGCCAACGATCTGGTGACGCAGCGGCTGGTCCGGCGCGGCGACACCGTCCCGCTGGTGTCGCGCAATGGTGGGTTGGAGGTGCGCATGAGCGGTCGCGCGCTGTCCGATGCCGGCGAGAACGAGCGCGTTTCGGTTGAAAATTCCTCGTCGCGGCGGGTGGTGCAGGGGATTGTTGAAGCAAGCGGAACCGTTGTGGTCTCCAGATAA
- a CDS encoding EAL domain-containing protein, with amino-acid sequence MDSGVIASMLQHPLTSAVVLLDAHGQPLAANRAAQSLGLPATLGAYAEVLESSRAQVVDTGGMAACVLPGTGGGRLEGWLRAVCDEHGQIMAFTLSIPEPKGADGTSRWEMGLDSADHGLWDWDIPADVVYRSERWTRMLGYSEQPLPNNLTALSGLIHPDDHAHVSAAVQAHLEGRTDTYVAEFRLRQQDGQWRWILDRGRVVSRTADGRPMRMVGTHTDVHHHKLLEQQLREQQAQLEEAQRIASMGSWNWDSLKDQLWISQDFLQQLGMIQVRLHGVRDVLRLLARPSLAQLRSAWRKIKHEGLPVHFELEVNGLLGVNPHHLRVWAQPVFDGDGSMVRVLGQLQNVTEQRQTDALIRWRTELLNRVSALGKIGGCEIEVDTRRMQWTEECYRIHGLRKENITLEQALALYTQDSRDAFEAALLRISDGGLPEQLELCFYRNSGQRIWVQVLIELDRREGLPPRFVALFRDVTREREANERIELLAHYDRLTGLPNRFLLREQAENAIREANERGQVLAMLLIDLDGFKSINDSFGHATGDNLLKLASARLHQHLRNSDLFGRFSDDEFIVLLRDLSEPEDAGHVARKLISALGEPLRKDHVTLKLGASIGIALQGEGLSDFDSLLRAADAAMYAAKDSGRNTFHYYSQDVLLRAQRRLELEHALQGALEREEFTLVYQPLVNTVGDASPAIEALMRWNRPGHGPCSPVEFIPIAEECGEIVRLGEWVIGEACRQAVVWDRAGLNFSRIAVNVSAVQLRERGFAERVLEICRDNSWPPSRLELELTESALIRDSDALRRCFELFEQNGVLLAVDDFGTGFSNLHYLNRFPVQRLKIDRSFVQGMLDDANTAEVTQAIVHLGHALGMQVVAEGVETVQEDALLRQQGCDEIQGYFYSRPLSPRDMAQWLREAEAGMRLGARLVIAS; translated from the coding sequence GTGGACTCAGGCGTCATTGCAAGCATGCTGCAGCACCCGCTGACCTCAGCGGTGGTGTTGTTGGATGCGCATGGCCAGCCCCTGGCGGCCAATCGCGCTGCGCAGTCCCTCGGGCTGCCGGCAACCCTTGGTGCGTATGCCGAAGTGCTGGAAAGCAGCCGGGCCCAGGTCGTCGACACTGGTGGCATGGCGGCCTGCGTGTTGCCGGGAACCGGCGGCGGACGCCTGGAAGGCTGGCTGCGCGCGGTCTGTGACGAGCACGGCCAGATCATGGCCTTCACCCTGAGCATTCCCGAGCCGAAGGGCGCCGATGGCACCAGCCGCTGGGAAATGGGCCTGGACAGCGCCGACCACGGCTTGTGGGATTGGGACATCCCCGCCGACGTGGTGTACCGCTCGGAACGCTGGACCCGCATGCTCGGCTATTCCGAGCAACCCCTGCCGAACAATCTCACTGCGCTGTCCGGGCTGATTCATCCCGACGACCACGCGCACGTCAGCGCCGCCGTCCAGGCCCATCTGGAGGGGCGCACCGACACTTACGTGGCCGAATTCCGGCTACGCCAGCAAGACGGCCAGTGGCGCTGGATCCTGGATCGTGGCCGCGTGGTTTCGCGCACCGCCGACGGGCGCCCGATGCGCATGGTCGGCACGCATACCGACGTGCATCACCACAAATTGCTCGAACAACAGTTGCGCGAGCAGCAGGCCCAGCTCGAAGAAGCCCAGCGCATTGCCAGCATGGGCAGTTGGAATTGGGATTCGCTGAAGGACCAGCTGTGGATCTCGCAGGACTTCCTGCAGCAACTCGGCATGATCCAGGTGCGCCTGCATGGCGTTCGCGACGTGCTGCGTCTGCTCGCCCGGCCATCGCTGGCGCAATTGCGCAGCGCCTGGCGCAAGATCAAGCACGAAGGCCTGCCGGTCCATTTCGAGCTGGAGGTCAACGGCCTGCTCGGCGTCAATCCGCATCATTTGCGGGTCTGGGCACAGCCGGTGTTCGATGGCGACGGCAGCATGGTGCGTGTGCTCGGCCAGTTGCAGAACGTCACCGAACAACGGCAGACCGATGCGTTGATCCGCTGGCGCACCGAATTGCTCAATCGCGTGTCTGCATTGGGCAAGATCGGCGGCTGCGAAATCGAGGTCGATACCCGGCGCATGCAGTGGACCGAGGAGTGCTACCGCATCCACGGCCTGCGCAAGGAAAACATCACGCTGGAGCAGGCGCTTGCGCTGTACACCCAGGATTCGCGCGATGCCTTCGAAGCGGCGCTGCTGCGCATTTCCGACGGTGGCCTGCCCGAGCAGCTGGAGCTGTGCTTCTACCGCAACTCCGGTCAACGCATCTGGGTGCAGGTGCTGATCGAGCTGGACCGTCGTGAAGGTTTGCCTCCGCGATTCGTCGCCTTGTTCCGCGATGTCACCCGCGAGCGCGAGGCCAACGAACGCATCGAGCTGTTGGCGCACTACGACCGCCTGACCGGGCTGCCGAACCGCTTTTTGCTGCGCGAGCAGGCAGAAAACGCCATCCGCGAAGCCAACGAGCGCGGCCAGGTGCTGGCCATGCTGCTGATCGATCTGGACGGCTTCAAGAGCATCAACGACTCGTTCGGCCATGCCACCGGCGACAATCTACTCAAGCTCGCTTCGGCGCGCCTGCATCAGCATCTGCGCAACAGCGATCTGTTCGGCCGCTTCAGCGACGACGAATTCATCGTGCTGCTGCGCGATCTTTCCGAGCCGGAAGACGCCGGCCACGTGGCGCGCAAGTTGATCAGCGCGCTGGGCGAGCCGCTGCGCAAGGACCACGTCACCCTCAAGCTCGGTGCCAGCATCGGCATTGCGCTGCAGGGAGAGGGTCTGTCGGACTTCGATAGCCTGCTGCGCGCCGCCGACGCGGCGATGTACGCGGCCAAGGACTCCGGCCGCAACACCTTCCATTACTACAGCCAGGACGTGCTGCTGCGTGCGCAGCGCCGCCTTGAGCTCGAGCATGCGCTGCAAGGCGCACTCGAGCGCGAAGAGTTCACGCTGGTGTACCAGCCGTTGGTCAACACCGTGGGCGACGCATCGCCGGCGATCGAAGCGCTGATGCGCTGGAATCGCCCCGGCCATGGACCCTGCAGCCCGGTCGAATTCATCCCGATCGCTGAAGAGTGCGGCGAGATCGTGCGCCTGGGCGAATGGGTGATCGGCGAAGCCTGCCGTCAGGCTGTGGTCTGGGACCGCGCCGGGCTCAATTTCAGCCGCATCGCGGTCAACGTCTCGGCCGTGCAGTTGCGCGAACGCGGCTTTGCCGAGCGCGTGTTGGAAATCTGCCGCGACAACAGCTGGCCGCCATCGCGCCTGGAACTGGAATTGACCGAATCTGCATTGATTCGCGATTCGGATGCGCTGCGCCGTTGCTTCGAATTGTTCGAGCAGAACGGCGTGCTGCTGGCGGTGGACGACTTCGGCACCGGCTTTTCGAATCTGCATTACCTCAACCGCTTTCCGGTGCAGCGCCTGAAGATCGACCGAAGCTTTGTGCAAGGCATGCTCGACGACGCCAATACCGCCGAAGTCACCCAGGCCATCGTGCATCTGGGCCACGCGCTGGGCATGCAGGTCGTCGCCGAAGGCGTAGAGACCGTGCAGGAAGACGCCTTGCTACGCCAGCAGGGCTGCGACGAAATCCAGGGCTATTTCTACTCACGCCCGCTGTCGCCGCGCGACATGGCGCAGTGGCTGCGCGAGGCCGAAGCCGGCATGCGGCTGGGCGCGCGACTGGTGATTGCTAGCTGA
- a CDS encoding flagellar protein FlgN: MNVNEFLQRLSDALAGERQALLENDIDGLMRHTQDKLSALRALEAAMPEGEEDRLRELAEANRANGALLARRRREVNWALRHLGRTESAPSYDAKGQSSVLRGGRSLAVA, encoded by the coding sequence ATGAACGTGAACGAGTTCCTGCAACGTCTCAGCGATGCGCTGGCCGGCGAGCGCCAGGCATTACTCGAGAACGACATCGACGGGTTGATGCGACACACGCAGGACAAGCTGTCGGCACTGCGCGCGCTTGAAGCGGCAATGCCCGAAGGCGAAGAAGACCGCCTGCGTGAGCTAGCCGAAGCCAACCGCGCCAATGGCGCGCTGCTGGCACGCCGACGCCGCGAGGTGAACTGGGCATTGCGTCACCTGGGGCGAACTGAAAGCGCGCCCTCGTACGATGCCAAGGGCCAATCCAGCGTGCTGCGCGGCGGACGTTCGCTGGCAGTTGCCTGA
- the flgM gene encoding flagellar biosynthesis anti-sigma factor FlgM: MTQKIEGNLPTAATLRTTATSSKIASAGEDRASPVAATPPTDSVKLTGEATNLQNLQRELSQSSAIDTGRVQAVKEALQNGSYSINPDAIASRMMDLNQQLAG; this comes from the coding sequence ATGACCCAGAAAATCGAAGGTAATCTACCGACCGCCGCCACCCTTCGCACCACGGCCACGAGCAGCAAGATCGCCTCGGCTGGTGAAGATCGCGCGTCCCCGGTTGCCGCAACCCCGCCGACCGACAGCGTCAAGCTGACCGGCGAGGCCACCAATCTGCAGAACTTGCAGCGCGAGCTTTCGCAGTCCTCGGCGATCGACACCGGTCGCGTCCAGGCCGTGAAAGAAGCTCTGCAGAACGGCAGCTACTCCATCAACCCGGATGCCATCGCCAGCCGCATGATGGATCTGAATCAGCAACTGGCGGGTTGA
- a CDS encoding PAS domain S-box protein, producing MSASPAPKVVRGPMHQPVAAPAFSSPPVSRLRLAERLQQGLWTLTGLYLLIGVVWLLLGNRLLNLAGAEVPERWSDASFLLVSSVVIHLVLRRFVSLIVEEHAQLAQSEALLQAKFLALPSPAFIYDLATMRILDANPAALEFFGWERDEFLQQTLQAVWPNADGARLEDIITQIRGKGDATCVLNEDLLTRSGLRHVEVRSNQLHLASGPARLVVTVDRSEERQAQHLRDEALERLEEAQGIARLGSWQLDRATGLGRYSSAVYRILGRSVPMHRREHRLEELLTASDTATQTRIERMIEDMCTGGEVQIDVLLPLTGGDSQPRTVHLRAESVTLPSGARHVHGTLQDVSEREQSRRLLREREEQFRELVRVLPDGVLILADEHVMYANAAGSIQFGFQGETILGEPLQTLVGDSDLSVVRDYLRAGSDRSEPVSSARAMRRRDGSTFYAGLSAGDIRYGGRSCKLLVVRDLSEPERMRDALAESNAELQAMAKRLFSLQEDERRAISRDLHDDIGQAITAMKLSAHAALDETDPVARREDLLEVVSLADSTVTKLRNLSMLLRPPQLDALGLEAALRWQASMLFRASQVRLELDIQALDVRPGNEIEQACFRIAQESLTNALRHACAGEVRMSLHSIDSESFCLEVSDDGDGFEPEGPRGLGLIVMRERAQTVGGVLAIDSAPGAGTRVTLRLPYHPAGESVHEDGGR from the coding sequence ATGTCCGCATCGCCAGCTCCAAAGGTCGTCCGCGGACCCATGCACCAACCTGTCGCCGCGCCCGCGTTTTCGTCCCCCCCCGTTTCCCGACTTCGCCTGGCCGAACGCCTGCAGCAAGGGCTGTGGACGCTGACCGGGCTGTACCTGCTGATCGGCGTCGTGTGGCTACTGCTGGGCAACCGCTTGCTCAACCTGGCTGGCGCGGAGGTACCGGAACGCTGGTCCGATGCCAGCTTCCTGCTGGTGTCGAGCGTTGTGATCCATCTGGTGCTACGGCGCTTCGTCTCCTTGATCGTGGAAGAGCATGCGCAATTGGCGCAGTCCGAGGCGTTGCTTCAGGCCAAGTTTTTGGCCCTGCCCAGCCCCGCCTTTATCTACGATCTGGCCACCATGCGCATCCTCGATGCCAACCCGGCGGCGCTGGAGTTCTTCGGCTGGGAGCGCGATGAATTTCTGCAGCAGACGCTGCAGGCGGTCTGGCCCAACGCCGATGGCGCGCGACTGGAAGACATCATCACGCAGATCCGCGGCAAGGGCGATGCCACCTGCGTACTGAACGAAGATCTGCTGACCCGCAGCGGGCTACGGCATGTGGAGGTGCGCAGCAATCAGCTCCACCTGGCCAGCGGCCCTGCCCGGCTGGTGGTGACGGTGGACCGCAGCGAAGAACGCCAGGCGCAGCATTTGCGCGACGAAGCGCTGGAGCGCCTGGAAGAGGCGCAAGGCATCGCGCGCCTGGGTTCGTGGCAGTTGGATCGCGCCACCGGCCTGGGCCGCTACTCGTCGGCGGTCTATCGCATTCTGGGGCGCAGCGTGCCGATGCATCGTCGCGAGCATCGGCTGGAAGAGCTGCTGACCGCATCCGACACCGCCACCCAGACGCGCATTGAACGCATGATCGAGGACATGTGCACCGGCGGCGAAGTGCAGATCGACGTGCTGCTGCCTCTCACCGGCGGTGATTCGCAACCGCGCACCGTGCATTTGCGCGCGGAGAGCGTGACCCTGCCCAGCGGCGCGCGGCATGTGCACGGCACCTTGCAGGACGTCAGCGAGCGCGAACAGTCGCGGCGCCTGCTGCGCGAGCGCGAAGAACAGTTCCGGGAGTTGGTGCGGGTGCTACCCGACGGCGTGCTGATTCTCGCCGACGAGCACGTGATGTATGCCAATGCGGCCGGTTCAATCCAGTTTGGCTTCCAGGGCGAGACCATTCTGGGCGAGCCGCTGCAGACGCTAGTCGGCGATTCCGACCTGTCGGTGGTGCGCGACTATCTGCGTGCCGGCAGCGATCGCAGTGAGCCGGTATCCAGCGCCCGGGCCATGCGCCGTCGTGATGGCAGCACCTTCTATGCAGGCCTGTCGGCCGGCGATATCCGCTACGGTGGACGCAGCTGCAAGCTGCTAGTGGTACGCGACCTGAGCGAGCCCGAGCGTATGCGCGACGCATTGGCCGAGAGCAATGCGGAGTTGCAGGCCATGGCCAAGCGCCTGTTCTCGCTGCAGGAAGACGAACGCCGCGCGATCTCACGTGATCTGCATGACGACATTGGCCAGGCGATCACCGCAATGAAGCTGTCTGCGCATGCGGCGCTGGATGAAACCGACCCGGTCGCGCGCCGAGAGGACTTGTTGGAAGTGGTATCGCTGGCCGACAGCACGGTCACCAAGCTGCGCAATCTGTCGATGCTGTTGCGTCCGCCGCAACTGGACGCACTGGGTCTGGAAGCGGCGCTGCGCTGGCAGGCGTCAATGTTGTTCCGCGCCTCGCAGGTCCGCCTGGAACTGGACATCCAGGCGCTCGACGTCCGCCCCGGCAACGAAATCGAACAAGCGTGCTTCCGGATTGCGCAGGAAAGCCTGACCAACGCGTTGCGCCACGCATGCGCAGGTGAGGTGCGCATGAGCCTGCACTCGATCGACAGCGAGAGTTTCTGTTTGGAGGTCAGCGATGACGGCGATGGATTTGAACCTGAGGGTCCGCGCGGGCTTGGACTGATCGTGATGCGTGAGCGCGCGCAAACCGTCGGCGGCGTGCTCGCGATAGACTCAGCCCCCGGAGCAGGCACGCGCGTGACGTTGCGTCTGCCCTATCACCCGGCCGGCGAGTCCGTCCACGAAGATGGTGGACGTTGA